Proteins encoded in a region of the Podospora pseudopauciseta strain CBS 411.78 chromosome 6, whole genome shotgun sequence genome:
- a CDS encoding hypothetical protein (EggNog:ENOG503P3WQ; COG:O), which produces MSSSKRITKELNDCLTSPPPSITITLPSESNISLWHITLTAPPESIYSGGKFGLIVQFPPEYPFKPPTITFATRIYHPNITNETNGSICLSLLKTDNWKPSTKIVTVLEAIRQLLAEPQPDDPLETRIAEQYKNERKEFEKEARAYVGRYAKGPVKFGTEAGAATTGGEGQQQQQQVS; this is translated from the exons ATGTCTTCGTCCAAGAGAATCACCAAG GAGCTAAACGACTgcctcacctccccacccccctccatcaccatcaccctcccctcggAATCCAATATCTCCCTCTGGcacatcaccctcaccgcaCCCCCGGAATCAATCTACTCCGGCGGCAAATTCGGCCTGATTGTGCAATTTCCCCCAGAATACCCCTTCAAAcctcccaccatcaccttcgCAACCCGCATCTaccaccccaacatcaccaacgagACAAACGGCTCCATCTGCCTTTCGTTGCTCAAAACAGACAACTGGAAGCCGTCAACCAAGATTGTCACTGTGCTGGAGGCGATTAGACAACTGCTTGCCGAGCCGCAGCCGGATGACCCATTGGAAACAAGAATCGCGGAGCAGTACAAGAATGAGAGGAAGGAGTtcgagaaggaggcgagggcgTATGTGGGGAGGTATGCCAAGGGGCCGGTGAAGTTTGGCACCGAGGCGGGGGCGGCGACGactgggggggagggacaacagcagcaacaacaggtGTCTTAG